Part of the Deinococcus metalli genome, GAAGGCATGCTCCTCCACCGTACGGAGCGACTCAAGCGCCACGCGGCCCAGGGTCACCACGACTTCCGGCCCCACCACCTCCAGCGTCCGGCCCAGATGCTGAGCACACCGCTGCACTTCGTCACGGGCCGGCGGACTGTTCCGGCCAGCACTGTCCTGTGGGTTGCAAAGCACGGCGTTGGTGATAAACGTGTCAGCGCGCTCCAGACCGATCGAGGCGAGCAAAACCTCGAAATTCCTCCCGGTCTGATCCCCCTGCAGGGGCACATGGGTGCGTTCCGCACCCAATCGACCTGGCGCCTCTGCCACAAACAGCACGCGGGCACCAGGCGACCCGTTGGCGTGACTGAGCACACGCGCACGCCCGGCCATTCGTGGGCA contains:
- a CDS encoding uracil-DNA glycosylase — translated: MTSAAALPGMNRARAFATLVDDVQSCQLCPRMAGRARVLSHANGSPGARVLFVAEAPGRLGAERTHVPLQGDQTGRNFEVLLASIGLERADTFITNAVLCNPQDSAGRNSPPARDEVQRCAQHLGRTLEVVGPEVVVTLGRVALESLRTVEEHAFTLAADVGQCRQWAGRVLVPMYHPGARARVHRPLPQQLQDFQALASVLDVLPGRCSKS